A window of Zingiber officinale cultivar Zhangliang chromosome 5A, Zo_v1.1, whole genome shotgun sequence contains these coding sequences:
- the LOC121982879 gene encoding glutaredoxin-C1-like, translating to MDKVMKLASQKAVVIFSQSSCCMCHTIKRLLCELGVNPAIYELDEEPRGREMEKALVKLLGRSPPVPAVFVGGKFVGSTDKIMSLHLGGKLTPLLKEAGALWL from the coding sequence ATGGACAAGGTGATGAAGTTAGCTTCACAGAAGGCTGTGGTGATCTTTAGCCAGAGCTCATGTTGCATGTGCCACACCATCAAGAGGCTCTTGTGTGAGCTGGGGGTGAATCCGGCGATTTATGAGCTCGACGAGGAGCCGAGAGGGAGGGAGATGGAGAAGGCCCTTGTCAAGCTTCTTGGACGCAGCCCGCCTGTTCCAGCAGTGTTTGTTGGCGGGAAGTTTGTGGGGTCGACTGATAAGATCATGTCCCTTCACCTGGGAGGCAAGCTCACTCCATTGCTTAAGGAGGCAGGAGCTCTATGGCtttga